One genomic segment of Candidatus Komeilibacteria bacterium CG_4_10_14_0_2_um_filter_37_10 includes these proteins:
- a CDS encoding phenylalanine--tRNA ligase subunit alpha, whose amino-acid sequence MLDQLEKIKKQAQAELKKIKENSEIEKFRLKYLGRQGELTKVLRQLKDIAEEEKPKVGQLANDLKLIIAEELKNIADRLSDQGESDQVTKVDLTLPGQQILVGSLHPNTIIQNELEDIFRSLGFMVLEGPDVESDYYNFEGLNIPADHPAREMQDTFWLTDGHALKPHTSALQVRTMEKYGAPLRAIFPGRCFRYEATDASHETTFYQLEGLMIDKDISIANLIAVMKELLRAVFGRDVKVRQRPGFFPFVEPAFELDINCMICEGKGCSVCKQSGWVEILPCGLVHPKVLEYGGLDPQVWSGFAFGLGLTRLVMMKYGIDDIRLLQSGDLRFLKQF is encoded by the coding sequence ATGTTAGATCAATTAGAAAAAATTAAAAAACAAGCTCAAGCTGAGCTTAAAAAAATTAAAGAAAATAGCGAGATTGAAAAATTTCGTTTAAAATATTTGGGACGTCAAGGAGAGTTGACCAAGGTTTTACGTCAACTGAAAGATATTGCTGAAGAAGAAAAACCCAAAGTTGGTCAATTGGCCAATGATTTAAAATTGATTATTGCGGAAGAATTGAAAAATATAGCAGATCGTCTTAGTGATCAGGGGGAAAGCGACCAAGTCACTAAGGTTGATTTAACCCTACCCGGTCAACAGATTTTGGTTGGTAGTTTGCATCCCAATACCATTATCCAAAATGAATTAGAAGATATTTTCCGAAGCCTGGGTTTTATGGTGTTAGAGGGACCGGATGTCGAATCCGATTATTATAATTTTGAAGGTTTAAATATACCAGCCGATCATCCAGCGCGCGAGATGCAAGATACTTTTTGGTTGACTGACGGTCATGCTTTAAAACCGCATACTTCGGCATTGCAGGTGCGGACGATGGAAAAATACGGCGCACCATTAAGAGCTATTTTTCCGGGGCGCTGTTTCCGTTACGAAGCTACGGACGCTTCACACGAAACTACTTTTTATCAGCTGGAGGGATTGATGATTGATAAAGATATCTCCATTGCCAATTTAATTGCCGTGATGAAGGAATTATTAAGGGCTGTTTTTGGACGGGATGTTAAAGTGCGTCAACGACCAGGATTTTTTCCTTTTGTGGAGCCCGCTTTTGAACTCGACATCAATTGCATGATTTGTGAAGGCAAGGGTTGTAGTGTTTGTAAACAATCAGGCTGGGTAGAAATATTACCTTGCGGTTTAGTACACCCTAAGGTTTTAGAATACGGCGGTTTGGATCCCCAAGTTTGGTCCGGCTTTGCTTTTGGTTTGGGATTAACGAGACTAGTGATGATGAAGTATGGCATTGACGATATTCGTTTGTTACAAAGCGGTGATTTAAGGTTTCTTAAACAGTTCTAA